Below is a window of Lacibacter sp. H407 DNA.
GATAAGAATGCATAAAAGTATAATTTATTGTGCTAACCAGCCCTTCAGGGTTTTTAAAAACCCGGAGGGCTTCCCAAAAAAAAGAAAAGACCCCGGTGAGGAAGTCTCTTCTTGATTGTATGTTGAACAGTCACCCTGCGGGTGAACAGTCAACTTATTTTGTAGCAGTTAAACTTGCAACAGCGTATTCAGCATTCAAACGTGCAATATTCGTCAATGAAATCTCTTTCGGACAAACAGCTTCACAGGCACCTGTGTTTGTACACGCACCAAAACCTTCTTTATCCATTTGCGCCACCATATTGAGCACACGTGTTTTCTTTTCCGGTTCACCCTGTGGCAGTTGGTTGAGATGCGCCACTTTCGCACTCACAAATAACATTGCTGAAGAGTTTTTACAAGCGGCAACACATGCACCGCAACCAATACAGGCTGCAGCAGCAAAGGCTGCATCGGCTTTTGCTTTATCAATAGGCAATGCATTTGCATCAACCGCATTACCGGTATTTACACTGATATACCCACCTGCCTGAATGATACGATCGAATGCTGAACGATCGACCATCAGATCCTTGATCACAGGAAATGCATTGGCTCTCCATGGTTCTACAACAATGGTATCACCTTCGTTAAACGCACGCATATGTAACTGGCAAGTTGTGTTTGCTTCCCAAGGACCGTGTGGACGTCCATTGATATACATACTGCACATACCACAAATACCTTCACGGCAATCGTGATCGAAAGCAATCGGGTCTTTCCCTTCGCCGATCAGCTCTTCGTTCAACACATCAAACATTTCAAGAAAACTCATCTCCTGCGAAATATTTTTTGCATCGTAGGTTTCAAACGAACCTTTATCGTTGCTGTTCTTCTGGCGCCAAACTTTCAGTTTTACATTGATATTTTTATGTTCCATAAAATCAAAAGCGATTTTAAATTATTTATAAGAACGTTGACTCGGTTTCACCACTTCGTAATTCAACTCTTCTTTGTGTAGTTGCCATTCATGATCACCTTTCAGTTCCCATGCAGCTACATACATATACTTATCATCATGACGTAATGCTTCACCATCTTCTGTCTGGTGCTCTTCACGGAAGTGACCACCACAACTTTCTTCACGGTTCAACGCATCAATACACATCAACTCGCCCAAC
It encodes the following:
- a CDS encoding succinate dehydrogenase/fumarate reductase iron-sulfur subunit; translated protein: MEHKNINVKLKVWRQKNSNDKGSFETYDAKNISQEMSFLEMFDVLNEELIGEGKDPIAFDHDCREGICGMCSMYINGRPHGPWEANTTCQLHMRAFNEGDTIVVEPWRANAFPVIKDLMVDRSAFDRIIQAGGYISVNTGNAVDANALPIDKAKADAAFAAAACIGCGACVAACKNSSAMLFVSAKVAHLNQLPQGEPEKKTRVLNMVAQMDKEGFGACTNTGACEAVCPKEISLTNIARLNAEYAVASLTATK